A genomic region of Elusimicrobiota bacterium contains the following coding sequences:
- a CDS encoding protease inhibitor I42 family protein yields MKKILAAALLVVSAGMAVMAQEPAGNMKIMAPNLPAYFDESFNGQVVDVAVDSIVEIRLSENASTGYMWVADRLDTRSFQLVSEDYDLEKGVRIIKVRCLKMKTGDLKFNYVRPWENGSNIIPVKTFRLKLNVVRF; encoded by the coding sequence ATGAAAAAGATATTAGCTGCGGCGCTTCTGGTCGTGTCCGCGGGAATGGCAGTGATGGCGCAGGAGCCTGCGGGCAATATGAAAATAATGGCCCCGAATCTCCCGGCATACTTTGACGAGTCATTCAACGGCCAGGTCGTTGATGTGGCGGTTGACAGCATTGTTGAGATACGCCTGTCTGAAAATGCCAGCACCGGATACATGTGGGTCGCGGATAGGTTAGATACCCGGTCTTTCCAGCTCGTTTCCGAAGATTACGACCTGGAGAAAGGGGTCAGGATCATTAAAGTGAGATGTTTAAAGATGAAAACCGGAGACTTGAAATTCAACTATGTCCGCCCCTGGGAAAACGGGAGCAATATAATCCCGGTCAAAACATTCCGTCTGAAGTTAAATG